In one window of Sphingomonas glaciei DNA:
- a CDS encoding iron-containing alcohol dehydrogenase, with product MTPAQILHPGPRLLIGHGRAPEIAELLPDGPVLLVTDGAVRVMGLLDPLVEQLQRSREVILFDAVEADPSKATLLAAVEAGRSAGATSVIGFGGGSPMDVAKLAAYLLGSGDDLDTIWGVGLARGQRLPLALVPTTAGTGSEATPVAIITVEGAEKRGVNAAPLIPDVAVLDAALTLGKPRALTAATGVDAMVHAIEAYTSAKSKNPVSDMQAREALRLLSANLLTVCEEPSNIASREAMLVGAHLAGLAFANAPVAGVHALAYPLGGIHHLAHGLSNALMLRPVLSFNAEAAREPYAELAAILDPSAASLGSQAAAARLVERLEEMVLATGLKPRLRDHGIARDEAPMLAREAMKQTRLLVNNPIEITEEDARRLYEVAW from the coding sequence GTGACTCCAGCGCAAATCCTCCACCCCGGCCCGCGACTTCTGATCGGGCACGGCCGCGCGCCCGAAATTGCCGAACTGCTCCCCGACGGACCGGTGCTGCTGGTAACAGATGGCGCGGTGCGAGTGATGGGCCTGCTCGACCCGCTGGTCGAACAGCTGCAACGGAGCCGCGAAGTCATCCTGTTCGACGCGGTCGAGGCCGATCCCAGCAAGGCGACGTTGCTGGCCGCGGTCGAGGCCGGGCGATCCGCCGGCGCCACGTCGGTGATTGGCTTTGGCGGCGGAAGCCCGATGGATGTCGCCAAGCTGGCCGCCTACCTGCTCGGCTCGGGCGACGATCTCGACACGATCTGGGGTGTTGGCCTCGCCCGCGGGCAGCGCCTGCCGCTGGCACTGGTGCCGACGACCGCCGGGACCGGCTCGGAGGCGACGCCGGTCGCCATCATCACCGTCGAGGGCGCCGAGAAGCGCGGGGTCAATGCCGCGCCGCTGATCCCCGACGTCGCCGTGCTCGATGCCGCGCTGACGCTGGGCAAGCCGCGCGCGCTGACCGCGGCGACGGGGGTGGACGCAATGGTCCACGCGATCGAGGCCTACACCTCGGCCAAGTCTAAGAACCCGGTGTCCGACATGCAGGCGCGCGAAGCGCTGCGGCTGCTGTCGGCCAACCTGCTGACGGTCTGCGAGGAGCCGAGCAATATTGCGTCGCGCGAAGCGATGCTGGTCGGGGCGCACCTTGCCGGGCTGGCCTTCGCCAATGCGCCGGTCGCGGGTGTCCATGCGCTGGCCTATCCGCTGGGTGGGATCCATCATCTCGCGCACGGCCTCAGTAATGCGCTGATGCTGCGCCCGGTGCTGTCATTCAATGCCGAAGCCGCGCGTGAGCCCTATGCCGAGCTGGCCGCGATCCTCGATCCGTCGGCAGCTTCGCTTGGGTCGCAGGCCGCCGCGGCCCGGCTGGTCGAGCGCTTGGAAGAGATGGTCCTCGCCACCGGGCTCAAGCCGCGGCTGCGCGACCACGGGATCGCGCGCGACGAAGCGCCAATGCTGGCGCGCGAGGCGATGAAGCAGACCCGCCTGCTGGTGAACAACCCGATCGAGATCACCGAGGAGGACGCCCGGCGCCTGTACGAGGTCGCCTGGTGA
- the argH gene encoding argininosuccinate lyase, whose translation MWGGRFAAGPSEVMQAINASLPVDRRMWREDLAGSRAHAAMLRDQGIIGAEDAAAILSGLETIASEFERDGPPSDVALEDIHMAVESRLAELIGSAAGRLHTARSRNDQVATAFRLWVRGACREAAEAIVRLQSVLVARADEHADTLMPGFTHLQVAQPVTLGHHLFAYVEMLQRDVSRFYAADERAGECPLGAAALAGTGFPIDREATAAALGFDQPTANSLDSVSDRDFALDYMAAAAQCSLHLSRLAEELINWASPPFGFVQLSDQWSTGSSIMPQKRNPDAAELVRGHSGRIVGLFTGLMITMKGLPLAYSKDMQDDKAPTFEAHDLLALSLTALAGSVESATFKPARMREVAAQGFATATDLADWLVREAGVPFREAHHITGRAVKAAEDAGCDLADLPLDALQQIDPRIDATVYDVLSVEASVASRTSYGGTAPACVRDQVARWKERLA comes from the coding sequence ATGTGGGGTGGGCGGTTCGCGGCCGGCCCGTCCGAGGTCATGCAGGCGATCAACGCCTCGCTGCCGGTCGACCGGCGGATGTGGCGCGAGGATCTCGCCGGATCGCGCGCCCATGCCGCCATGCTGCGCGACCAGGGCATCATCGGAGCCGAGGATGCCGCGGCGATCCTGTCGGGGCTCGAGACCATTGCCAGCGAATTTGAGCGGGACGGACCGCCGAGCGACGTGGCCCTGGAGGACATCCACATGGCGGTGGAGAGCCGCCTTGCCGAGCTGATCGGCTCGGCGGCTGGGCGCCTTCACACTGCCCGCTCGCGCAATGATCAGGTGGCGACCGCCTTCCGCTTGTGGGTGCGCGGGGCTTGCCGCGAAGCAGCCGAGGCAATCGTCAGGCTGCAATCGGTGCTGGTCGCCCGCGCCGACGAACATGCCGACACCCTCATGCCCGGCTTCACCCACCTTCAGGTCGCGCAGCCGGTGACGCTCGGCCATCATCTCTTCGCTTATGTCGAGATGCTGCAACGTGACGTGTCACGCTTCTACGCCGCCGACGAGCGGGCGGGGGAGTGCCCGCTTGGCGCTGCGGCGCTGGCCGGCACCGGCTTTCCGATTGATCGCGAGGCAACAGCCGCTGCACTCGGGTTCGATCAACCGACCGCCAATAGCCTCGACAGCGTCTCGGACCGCGACTTCGCGCTCGATTACATGGCCGCCGCCGCCCAGTGCAGCCTGCACCTGTCGCGCCTGGCCGAAGAGCTAATCAACTGGGCCAGCCCGCCATTCGGCTTCGTCCAGCTCAGCGACCAATGGTCGACCGGAAGCTCGATCATGCCGCAGAAACGCAATCCCGACGCGGCGGAGCTGGTGCGCGGCCATTCGGGGCGTATCGTCGGCCTGTTCACCGGGCTTATGATCACCATGAAGGGCCTCCCGCTGGCCTATTCGAAGGACATGCAGGACGACAAGGCGCCGACCTTCGAGGCGCACGACCTGCTGGCGCTGAGCCTCACCGCGCTGGCCGGCTCGGTCGAAAGCGCCACCTTCAAGCCCGCCCGGATGCGCGAAGTCGCGGCGCAGGGCTTCGCCACCGCCACCGACCTCGCCGACTGGCTGGTCCGTGAGGCCGGCGTGCCTTTCCGGGAAGCGCATCACATCACCGGCCGCGCGGTAAAGGCGGCGGAGGATGCGGGGTGCGACCTTGCCGACCTGCCGCTGGACGCGCTGCAGCAGATCGACCCGCGCATCGACGCCACCGTCTACGACGTGCTCAGCGTCGAAGCCTCGGTCGCCAGCCGCACCAGCTATGGCGGCACCGCGCCGGCCTGCGTACGCGACCAGGTCGCGCGGTGGAAGGAGCGGCTCGCCTAG
- a CDS encoding NAD(P)H-dependent flavin oxidoreductase, giving the protein MSLPPVFAPLRLPVIGAPLFIVSTPALVIAQCKAGVVGSFPALNARPQSQLDEWLHEIGEALADHDRANPDAPAAPFAVNQIVHRSNTRFEEDMATCAKWKVPIVITSLGAREELNKAVHGWGGITLHDVIDDRFARKAIEKGADGLIAVAAGAGGHAGRWSPFALVQEIRSWFDGPLALSGSIANGGAILAAQAMGADVAYIGSPFIATDEARASDGYKQGIVEGSAKDIIYSSLFTGVHGNYLRASIEQAGLDPDNLPESSPEAMSFGGAAGAKAWKDIWGSGQGIGAVDRVQPAGDLVARWTEEYRAAKARVCG; this is encoded by the coding sequence ATGTCACTGCCGCCCGTTTTCGCGCCGCTTCGCCTGCCCGTGATCGGCGCGCCGCTGTTCATCGTTTCCACGCCCGCACTGGTCATCGCGCAGTGCAAGGCGGGGGTGGTGGGCAGCTTCCCGGCGCTCAACGCCCGCCCGCAAAGCCAACTCGACGAATGGCTGCATGAGATTGGCGAGGCGCTGGCCGATCACGATCGTGCCAACCCCGACGCACCGGCCGCGCCGTTCGCGGTGAACCAGATCGTTCACCGTTCAAATACCCGCTTCGAAGAGGATATGGCGACCTGCGCCAAATGGAAGGTGCCCATCGTCATCACCTCGCTCGGCGCGCGCGAGGAACTCAACAAGGCGGTTCACGGCTGGGGCGGAATCACCCTCCACGACGTGATCGACGACCGCTTCGCCCGCAAGGCGATCGAAAAGGGTGCCGACGGGCTGATTGCGGTGGCGGCGGGGGCCGGCGGGCATGCCGGGCGCTGGTCCCCGTTCGCCTTGGTTCAGGAGATCAGGAGCTGGTTCGACGGCCCGCTGGCGCTGTCGGGCTCGATCGCCAACGGCGGGGCGATCCTCGCCGCGCAGGCGATGGGCGCCGACGTCGCCTACATCGGCTCGCCCTTCATCGCGACCGACGAAGCGCGCGCCAGCGACGGCTACAAGCAGGGCATCGTCGAAGGCTCGGCAAAGGACATCATCTATTCGAGCCTGTTTACCGGGGTCCACGGCAACTATCTGCGCGCCTCGATCGAGCAGGCTGGCCTCGATCCCGACAACCTGCCCGAAAGCTCTCCTGAGGCGATGAGCTTCGGCGGGGCGGCGGGGGCGAAAGCCTGGAAGGACATCTGGGGATCGGGCCAGGGCATCGGCGCGGTCGACCGGGTGCAGCCGGCGGGCGATTTGGTCGCGCGGTGGACCGAGGAATATCGCGCGGCCAAGGCGCGGGTCTGCGGCTAG
- a CDS encoding DUF465 domain-containing protein: MNDDQPTNRVEALRAEHRQLDAEIAARVASGDEDLMTLARLKKRKLRLKDELQMLHDAAVPDIIA, translated from the coding sequence ATGAACGACGATCAGCCTACCAATCGCGTGGAGGCACTTCGCGCCGAACACCGCCAACTCGACGCTGAAATCGCGGCGCGGGTGGCGAGCGGCGACGAGGATCTGATGACGTTGGCCCGGCTCAAGAAGCGCAAGCTGCGTCTCAAGGACGAGCTGCAGATGCTTCACGATGCCGCCGTTCCGGACATCATCGCCTGA
- a CDS encoding DUF1465 family protein: MKDVSNLEPAGGSRITPRLVETLYTEAMLLADEARTYFDIGSRADRDLLEPFVRVGFACESLKVTTRLMHIIAWLLTQRAVETGELSVASGRRPERRLGHAGASDPSVVEQLPPAARTLISTSIDLYERVRRLDEEQLNDQPVPSPARALMGRLERDLIWNSNR; this comes from the coding sequence ATGAAGGATGTTTCGAACCTCGAACCGGCTGGGGGAAGCCGGATCACGCCGCGCCTGGTGGAAACCCTCTATACGGAGGCGATGCTGCTGGCGGACGAGGCGCGAACCTATTTCGATATCGGCAGCCGCGCCGACCGCGACTTGCTCGAGCCCTTCGTTCGGGTCGGCTTCGCCTGCGAGTCGCTCAAGGTCACGACCCGGCTGATGCACATCATCGCCTGGCTTCTGACCCAGCGCGCGGTCGAGACCGGGGAGCTTAGCGTTGCCTCGGGCCGGCGCCCGGAACGTCGCCTGGGTCACGCTGGTGCCAGCGACCCCTCGGTCGTCGAGCAGTTGCCGCCAGCCGCCCGGACTCTGATCTCAACCAGCATCGACCTTTATGAGCGGGTTCGCCGGCTCGACGAGGAACAGCTCAACGACCAGCCGGTGCCAAGCCCGGCGCGGGCATTGATGGGTCGGCTCGAACGCGACCTCATCTGGAACAGCAACCGCTGA
- a CDS encoding PAS domain S-box protein, whose translation MDAPTTPGTERLPPALWRDLADQLPQLTWITDGEGQAVWFNKRSVDFLGVPLKSLLGSGWGASIHPDALPRVLAAWRQAVESGTSFECHYPLRGHDGRFRDFLARAEPHREPDGRISYWFGTSTDVTDQRATEEEARAAAEELEAIYATAPIGLTILDRDMRFVRINERLAETNGKPVAEHLGRSVREVLPDLADQAEDALRRVFAGEELSGLEISGETPAQPGVVRTWRENWFPIRAASGEITGAAISAEEITAAKDAELALARSEAQFRTLADALPGILFITAAEGGNSYVNDTFAKYTGLPKDKLLGTGWTAALHPDDLGRVWDSWNEAVRNDSRFDTEYRIRRHDGDYRWQAVSALRVDLHDEGPERRWVGTCIDIHDRKLVEQEVQEAEARYRAVFEQAGVGVARVSPDGVFLEVNDRYCQIVRRSREDFLGSSWQQITHPDDLEADRSKADAMRRGEIGGYSVEKRYLAPDGSDTWINLTVGAEYDEKGQLLFFIPIVEDIGARKAVEAALRSKEERYRALFESMEQGFCTIQVTFDDAQNPIDYRFTELNPAFSRHTGLTPDVLNRSVREAVPGLEQSWFERYGNIARTGQHERFVEHSEALGRWFEVYAFPIGDRSENNVAILFSDVTERVEQEKALRQSEQELRLRLNAIPQMVWSTLPDGYHDFYNDRWYEFTGTPLGSTDGEGWNGMFHPEDQPLAWQRWNQSLATGTPYEIEYRLRHHTGAYRWVLGRALPIRNEAGEIVRWMGTCTDIDDRIGADRALQASEARLRAILEAVPVGLMFSDAAGKLTGSNHQIAEFLGHSLVESTDVGSYRDDYVAYHGDGRQVESNEYPLSRALAGEERPELECQVRRGDGNLRWLRYVAAPIRDDPDGPITGGVVASIDIDREKRLTEGLEREVETVIAEREAAQEALRQSQKLEAMGQLTGGVAHDFNNLLTPIIGSLDLLQRKQILDERTGRLIDGALASAEKARVLVQRLLAFARRQPLKPQAIDLRRVVSEMSELVESTSGPRIRVVTQLPPELPAALADGNQLEMALLNLSVNARDAMPEGGTLSIAAREEAEGAGRRLGLPRRPHVVLSVSDTGLGMDEDTRRRAIEPFFSTKGIGKGTGLGLSMVHGLAAQLGGALDIRSAPGLGTSIELWLPLAEEEALHGLGVATEAEAQGAGTVLLVDDEELVRASTAGMLADLGYRVVEADSGEAALALVGEGLRPNLLVTDQLMPGLSGTDLAVRLREQFDGLPVLVISGYADLDSLSPAFPHLSKPFRQSELSAALEKATS comes from the coding sequence ATGGATGCCCCGACGACTCCTGGGACTGAGCGGTTGCCGCCGGCCCTGTGGCGAGACCTTGCCGATCAGCTTCCGCAGCTGACCTGGATCACGGATGGCGAAGGCCAGGCGGTCTGGTTCAACAAGCGCTCCGTCGATTTCCTCGGTGTACCGCTAAAATCCTTGCTGGGCAGCGGATGGGGCGCTTCGATCCACCCCGATGCGCTGCCCCGGGTCCTTGCGGCGTGGCGGCAGGCGGTGGAGAGCGGCACCAGCTTCGAATGCCATTATCCGCTGCGGGGCCACGATGGCCGCTTTCGCGACTTCCTCGCCCGTGCCGAGCCGCATCGCGAGCCGGATGGCCGGATCAGCTATTGGTTCGGTACCAGTACCGATGTCACCGACCAGCGCGCGACCGAGGAGGAGGCCCGCGCGGCCGCCGAGGAGCTGGAGGCGATCTATGCCACCGCGCCGATAGGGCTGACGATCCTCGACCGCGACATGCGCTTCGTCCGGATCAACGAGCGGCTGGCGGAGACCAACGGCAAGCCGGTCGCCGAGCACCTTGGCCGAAGCGTCCGCGAGGTCCTTCCCGACCTTGCCGACCAGGCCGAGGATGCGCTTCGCCGGGTGTTCGCAGGCGAGGAATTGAGCGGCCTCGAGATCAGCGGCGAGACCCCGGCCCAGCCCGGCGTTGTGCGGACCTGGCGCGAGAATTGGTTTCCGATCCGTGCCGCCAGCGGCGAGATCACCGGTGCCGCTATCTCGGCGGAGGAAATCACGGCGGCGAAGGACGCCGAACTCGCTCTGGCACGCTCCGAAGCGCAGTTCAGGACCCTCGCCGACGCGCTTCCCGGAATCCTGTTCATCACCGCCGCGGAGGGCGGCAACAGCTACGTCAACGACACCTTCGCCAAATATACCGGCCTGCCGAAGGACAAGCTGCTCGGCACCGGCTGGACCGCCGCGCTTCATCCCGACGACCTCGGTCGCGTATGGGACTCGTGGAACGAGGCCGTCCGTAACGACAGCCGCTTCGACACCGAATATCGCATCCGCCGCCACGACGGCGACTATCGCTGGCAGGCCGTTAGCGCTCTTCGCGTTGACCTGCACGATGAAGGGCCCGAGCGGCGCTGGGTCGGGACCTGCATCGACATCCACGATCGCAAGCTGGTCGAGCAGGAGGTGCAGGAGGCCGAGGCCCGCTATCGCGCAGTGTTCGAGCAGGCCGGGGTCGGGGTGGCGCGCGTTTCTCCTGACGGCGTCTTCCTCGAGGTTAATGATCGCTATTGCCAGATCGTCCGGCGCAGCCGCGAGGATTTCCTCGGGTCAAGTTGGCAGCAGATCACCCATCCTGACGATCTTGAAGCCGACCGTTCGAAGGCCGACGCCATGCGTCGTGGCGAGATCGGCGGCTATTCGGTCGAGAAGCGCTATCTTGCGCCGGACGGGAGCGACACCTGGATCAATCTGACGGTGGGTGCCGAGTATGACGAGAAGGGGCAGTTGCTGTTCTTCATCCCGATCGTCGAAGATATCGGAGCTCGCAAGGCGGTCGAGGCGGCGCTGCGATCGAAGGAGGAGCGCTACCGGGCGCTGTTCGAATCGATGGAGCAGGGCTTCTGCACTATCCAGGTCACCTTCGACGACGCGCAGAACCCGATCGACTATCGTTTCACCGAACTCAATCCAGCCTTCAGCCGCCACACCGGTCTTACCCCTGACGTCCTCAACCGCTCGGTTCGCGAGGCTGTCCCGGGCCTCGAGCAAAGCTGGTTCGAACGCTATGGCAACATCGCCCGAACCGGCCAGCACGAGCGCTTCGTCGAACATTCCGAAGCGCTCGGTCGCTGGTTCGAAGTCTATGCCTTTCCGATCGGCGACAGGTCCGAGAACAATGTCGCCATACTGTTCAGCGATGTCACCGAGCGGGTCGAACAGGAGAAAGCCCTCCGTCAGAGCGAACAGGAACTTCGGCTGCGACTGAACGCCATCCCGCAGATGGTGTGGTCGACCTTGCCCGACGGCTATCACGATTTCTACAACGACCGCTGGTACGAATTCACCGGCACCCCGCTCGGGTCGACCGACGGCGAGGGGTGGAACGGGATGTTCCACCCCGAGGACCAGCCCCTGGCCTGGCAGCGCTGGAACCAGTCGCTCGCCACCGGCACGCCCTACGAGATCGAATATCGCCTGCGCCACCATACGGGCGCCTACCGCTGGGTGCTGGGACGAGCCCTGCCGATCCGCAACGAAGCGGGCGAGATTGTGCGCTGGATGGGAACCTGCACCGATATCGACGACCGGATCGGGGCCGATCGTGCGCTCCAGGCAAGCGAGGCACGTCTGCGCGCGATCCTTGAAGCGGTGCCGGTCGGGCTCATGTTCTCGGATGCGGCCGGCAAGCTGACCGGAAGCAATCATCAGATCGCCGAGTTCCTTGGCCATTCGCTGGTCGAAAGCACGGACGTCGGCTCGTACCGCGACGATTACGTCGCTTATCACGGTGATGGGCGTCAGGTCGAAAGCAACGAATATCCGCTCTCTCGCGCACTTGCCGGGGAGGAGCGGCCCGAACTCGAATGCCAGGTTCGCCGCGGCGATGGAAACCTGCGCTGGCTACGCTATGTCGCCGCCCCGATCCGCGACGATCCGGACGGGCCGATCACCGGCGGCGTCGTCGCATCGATCGACATCGACCGCGAAAAGCGCCTGACCGAGGGCCTGGAGCGTGAGGTCGAGACGGTGATCGCCGAGCGTGAGGCCGCGCAGGAGGCGCTTCGCCAGAGCCAGAAGCTGGAGGCGATGGGGCAGCTGACCGGCGGCGTCGCGCACGACTTCAACAACCTCCTCACCCCGATCATCGGCAGCCTGGACCTGCTTCAGCGTAAGCAAATCCTCGACGAGCGCACCGGAAGGCTGATCGACGGGGCGCTCGCCTCGGCCGAAAAGGCGAGGGTGCTGGTCCAGCGCCTGCTCGCCTTTGCCCGTCGCCAGCCGCTCAAGCCGCAGGCGATCGACCTTCGCCGGGTCGTCTCCGAGATGAGCGAACTGGTCGAATCGACCTCAGGTCCGCGGATCCGGGTCGTCACCCAATTGCCGCCCGAGTTGCCCGCCGCGCTGGCCGACGGCAACCAACTGGAAATGGCGCTTCTGAACCTCAGCGTGAACGCCCGCGATGCGATGCCGGAAGGCGGCACGCTCAGCATTGCCGCGCGTGAGGAGGCGGAAGGCGCGGGCCGGCGGCTCGGGCTGCCCAGGCGCCCCCATGTCGTGCTGTCGGTCAGCGACACCGGCCTTGGCATGGACGAGGACACGCGTCGCCGCGCGATCGAACCCTTCTTTTCGACCAAGGGGATCGGCAAGGGCACGGGGCTGGGCCTCTCGATGGTTCACGGCCTCGCCGCACAACTTGGCGGCGCGCTCGACATCCGCTCGGCGCCGGGTCTCGGCACCAGCATCGAACTATGGCTGCCGCTGGCGGAGGAGGAAGCCTTGCACGGCCTCGGCGTCGCCACTGAGGCCGAGGCGCAGGGTGCTGGCACGGTGCTGCTGGTCGATGACGAGGAATTGGTCCGCGCCTCCACCGCCGGCATGCTTGCCGACCTCGGCTATCGCGTGGTCGAAGCCGACAGCGGGGAGGCGGCGCTGGCGCTGGTAGGCGAGGGGTTACGGCCCAACCTGCTGGTTACCGACCAATTGATGCCCGGGCTGAGCGGGACCGACCTCGCGGTCCGCCTGCGCGAACAATTCGATGGGCTGCCGGTGCTGGTGATATCGGGCTATGCCGATCTCGACAGCCTGTCGCCGGCCTTTCCCCATCTCAGCAAGCCGTTCCGCCAGTCGGAGCTGTCGGCGGCGCTGGAGAAGGCCACTTCCTGA
- a CDS encoding acyl-CoA thioesterase: MSRPVPPGRDAFRRWHDVTLRWADNDAYGHVNNTVYYQWFDSAVNALLVGEGLLDIAAGDPICLVVGTSCDYFAPLSFPGKVEVGLAVTELGRSSVRYRLGVFSKGAEETAAAGSFIHVAVSRAERRPVPWPDQWRKVLERV, translated from the coding sequence GTGAGTCGCCCGGTCCCGCCAGGCCGCGATGCCTTCCGGCGGTGGCACGACGTCACCCTGCGCTGGGCCGACAATGACGCCTACGGGCACGTCAACAACACGGTCTACTACCAGTGGTTCGACAGCGCGGTGAACGCCCTCCTGGTTGGCGAGGGCCTGCTCGACATCGCTGCCGGCGACCCGATCTGCCTGGTGGTCGGCACCTCGTGCGACTATTTCGCGCCGCTCAGCTTTCCGGGCAAGGTGGAGGTGGGGCTGGCGGTGACCGAACTGGGTCGCTCCAGCGTCCGCTACCGGTTGGGGGTGTTTTCAAAGGGTGCTGAGGAAACGGCGGCGGCAGGATCGTTCATCCACGTCGCGGTCAGCCGGGCCGAACGCCGCCCGGTGCCGTGGCCCGACCAGTGGCGCAAGGTACTGGAACGGGTCTGA
- the dksA gene encoding RNA polymerase-binding protein DksA, translated as MATALSDVYDTPEPFDRIILPEGYRPGDQEEFMGPMQRAYFLGKLRAWKEAIVEESRATMAQLQVDTLREPDIADRASSETDWGIELRTRDRQRKLIAKIDAAIRRLYAGEYGYCEVTGEPIGLGRLEARPIATMTLESQERHERIEKVSRDD; from the coding sequence ATGGCTACCGCGCTTAGCGACGTCTACGACACACCAGAACCGTTCGACCGTATCATCCTTCCGGAGGGCTATCGCCCTGGCGACCAGGAAGAATTCATGGGGCCGATGCAGCGGGCCTACTTCCTTGGAAAGCTCCGGGCCTGGAAGGAAGCTATCGTCGAGGAAAGCCGGGCAACCATGGCCCAGCTTCAAGTCGACACACTTCGTGAACCCGACATCGCCGATCGCGCGTCGAGCGAGACCGACTGGGGGATCGAGCTTCGCACCCGTGACCGCCAGCGCAAGCTGATCGCCAAGATCGACGCCGCCATTCGCCGCCTGTACGCGGGCGAATATGGCTATTGCGAAGTGACCGGCGAACCGATCGGCCTCGGCCGGCTGGAAGCCCGCCCGATCGCGACCATGACGCTGGAATCCCAGGAACGTCATGAACGAATCGAGAAGGTCAGCCGCGACGACTGA
- a CDS encoding DUF465 domain-containing protein produces the protein MEKAHVEALENKHAAVQSQIDAEERRPNPDDILLHKLKKEKLRLKDEMLGLTVH, from the coding sequence ATGGAAAAGGCTCACGTCGAGGCACTCGAAAATAAGCATGCCGCTGTCCAGTCGCAGATAGACGCAGAAGAGCGGCGGCCCAACCCTGACGACATCCTTCTCCACAAGCTCAAGAAAGAAAAACTCCGCCTCAAGGACGAGATGCTCGGCCTGACGGTGCATTGA
- the surE gene encoding 5'/3'-nucleotidase SurE, with amino-acid sequence MRILLTNDDGVNASGLKLLEEVASAFTDDLWIVAPAEEQSGTGHSLTLTRPVRLRRLGERHYAVAGTPTDAVLMALFHLMPDQRPDLIISGINRGANLAEDVTYSGTVSAAMEGALAGVRSIALSQVYAREGMGDTVPFAAAAHWAPRVLEQLLQVPHDPGTLVNVNFPALAPEEVKGVKVVRQGIRDYGRTRIIQRIDPRGYPYYWFGLGPSIETPGHQTDLEAIGDGYVSVTPLHLDLTHDKSLQALADRFTNR; translated from the coding sequence ATGCGCATCCTCCTCACCAACGACGACGGCGTGAACGCCTCGGGCCTGAAATTGCTGGAGGAGGTGGCGAGCGCCTTCACGGACGACCTGTGGATCGTCGCCCCGGCCGAGGAGCAATCGGGCACCGGCCATTCGCTGACCCTGACCCGTCCGGTCCGCCTGCGCCGACTCGGCGAGCGCCATTACGCTGTCGCGGGCACGCCCACCGATGCGGTGCTGATGGCCCTGTTCCACCTGATGCCCGACCAGCGGCCCGACCTGATCATCTCGGGAATCAACCGCGGAGCGAACCTCGCCGAGGACGTTACCTATAGCGGCACCGTATCGGCCGCGATGGAGGGTGCGCTGGCGGGCGTGCGCTCCATCGCGCTCAGCCAGGTCTATGCCCGCGAAGGGATGGGCGACACCGTGCCGTTCGCCGCCGCCGCCCACTGGGCCCCGCGCGTGCTCGAACAATTGCTGCAAGTTCCGCATGACCCGGGCACACTGGTCAACGTCAACTTCCCCGCCCTCGCGCCTGAAGAGGTGAAGGGGGTAAAGGTCGTCCGGCAGGGCATCCGCGATTACGGCCGGACCCGGATCATCCAGCGCATCGATCCGCGCGGCTACCCCTATTACTGGTTCGGGCTCGGCCCGTCGATCGAGACCCCGGGCCACCAGACCGATCTCGAGGCGATCGGCGACGGCTACGTCTCGGTCACCCCGCTTCACCTCGACCTCACGCATGACAAGTCGCTGCAGGCACTTGCCGACCGCTTCACCAATCGATGA